The Lathyrus oleraceus cultivar Zhongwan6 chromosome 5, CAAS_Psat_ZW6_1.0, whole genome shotgun sequence genome includes the window catgatctacatatgccatATCCCAAACCTTCTGCTgtgcctctctatgtggttctgaattcaatagcaaGGATAATacagatatcttggatggcgtttgtagaagctggtctacaacattgtactcacttctcttgatgagcctcaacatctcatcacagtcatctttcacattgccgcttgggccaacagaagtaggagtcatcaatgtagaggagggattaacaacaggtgccggatttGGAGTGCTCACATCATTCTCTATCGGGTGTTCAACGAAATCAGCCTTAGCCTGGGGCTTTGGaggtgctgaaaatacacgaccgctgcgggtcaaaccacttacatccgcaatattaacaacaaaggaggatggtaaggacacctctttcccattttctacagcaacaacgttgtaacgaaagggaattgctttttcagaagaatatggtactggaccggcaggcttaatgataagtacaggagaagccttttgcttgctaccattATATTTGATGATAACAGGATCGGGcatccggaacactggggaaatTACATTAACCTCAGGCTCAccttcgtcaacattcctattctgaagaatctcaatgactccttcatccagcattttctgaagatccttgcgcacctggcgacaatccaatcggttaacagggcagGTTCAACAtttatcatggtcgtgctcatagtgactgtactcgcacagcaaacgatgcatctcaaccaaagattgtcgaatatgactgacatatttgactttgtacttgccagggcagccctggaccatgttgacaaatttcccatgctcaggcaatgggttctttcttcacattaggacctacgtcctcaaaacacagaatgccacacctcaccAGGTCTTGAACAACAATAAATCCATAATGAATCAAGAATTTATCATTGTTCTTAGCCATAAACGCCCAGAATAAAAACTCTGATCCATCTTTCTTTCACGCGATTTGAAAGAAGAAAATACCAAAACTGGCAAAATATCTCTTCCACACAATGTAGATACATTAACGCACATGAACTAATTTCTCAATATCCATAGGAAAACATATATGTGTTCCACCAAAACACTTATCAACAAATATTTCATTTACAACTTCAGTGCTATGGCCAAAAACTGGCAAAATAATTCCCATACAATGTAGATACATTAATGCGCATGAACTAATTTCTCAATATTCATAGGAAAACATATATGTCTTCCACCAATACACTTATTAGCAAATATTTCATTTACAGCTTCAGTGCTATGGGCAAAATCGTAAATATAATATTCCTTTCGATTTTCACAAGGGTTTCCTCCTTCTCCAACACATGAATCCCAAATATTTGTCAACCCTAAacattaaaaataaaaaaatgtaaGTGTTACTAAATATTAAAAAACATGTTATAGTGTTTTTACAAGTAAAATTAATTATTTATCAACTCACCAAAATTTTCAGGGGAGTTTTGTATTTTCCTGAACAATTTAAAACTATCCAAAATAGTGAATAGTGATCCTGAGAGTTTGGCTTTCAATTTCAACTCTTGAAGTTTTCTTGGGAGCTTGTTTGTGAAGAGGTTAACTACTTGATTAATAACTTCATTGCATTCTTGAGTATGTGGTTTTTTTGTGATGAAACCTGGGATACAACCAATTGGACCAAGGCCAATTATAACAAATTTTCTTCCACCTAGATCATAAATTTTCTGTAGTAAAAAAAAGTGAGTGAAAAGTTgattttatatatttaaaaaatgaatttttttgAATCTCAATTTCAATTTTTCTGAGTTTTTGGTCTTACTCTATTTTATTACAACTTAACACTACAAAATATCAAAAATGAGATTCATTTCGGTCAAAGTTTGGATCATTCAGGCATTCAACATTTTTCAGGTATTAGATCAAGATCAAATAGTATAAATAGTATAAATATATAactatttttaattttattaaataaaaatgaTTTAACTTATAATTTAATCTGTTTAATCTTAATTCAAAATTTAGGGTTTACGAATATGTGAATGCGTCAAAATAATGATTGCAATAAAATTGGTTCAAAATTGAATTTCTTTTTTGTTAATGTTAAGTCACCTTAAAAACATACCTTTATATTTGAACCAAGTTGGTCGATAAGATAATCTGCAAATTCTTCAGgattaatcattttattttttccCATTTTTTGTTTAAAATAATTGAGAATGTAATCGTTGGAACCGGTTGATAAAAGAAATATAGATTTTGATAAGTAGTGTCTCAATTTTGTTTTGCTTTGCAAGTTTCTTGGAAGATCATTCATCACCGTTGAGGTGAAATATTCAGCTTGTTTCTCCAATGACAAGCATTCTCCCTTATACacaaaaaaaaatagaaatataCATATGGTAAGTAACTTGTATTTTATAAATGATCGAAAACGTGCATAAGTGTCACATATACTAGCTCAACTGAAGAAAAAAATAGATATGTTAAGTCGAAAGTTAACACTAGGATTTAAATCCTAGAAACTTATAGCAGTTATTATTACTCCATATACAGAGAAGAAAATATATACATTAAATTTTTTCTTTCTTACATTTCTTGTTGAATTCAAGATTCCACATGAGCCTGACGCATAGTTCATACCCGACGTTATTTGATATCTCTCAGTTGTTGAAACACCGATGTATGGAGGTGGCATTGGTAAACCTAATTTAATTGCCTCAAAAATTCATCTTAGAAATTGTTTTTCTTGCAATTTAAGAAACCATAATGATTAAAAGTAAATTTCAAGAAGTATCATAATAATAAATAGTATGGATACCAATAAGATCTGCAAAGGTTTTGCCATTGCTAAACCTTCCAGTAGAGCAATTATTGAAATCTATGCCATATGGGAAATTATTAGCTTTAGCAACAGTATTCAAATTGTTGTTATTTCCAGCATCTACAGTTGAATCACCAAAAACATACAAAGCTGGAACAAGACCCTTTGTAGAATAACAATTTGCCAACGAAAATTGGAGACTAATAAGGGATATAACCCAAAAAACTTTAGATATAGACATGATCTTTTGTTGAATAGAAATATATGATAATTGTGAATGATTTTTGGTCTTATTATATATGACTATTAAGAATGTTATTTTATGATTTGTTCTCGGATATCTTAGACAACTTTGTTTAACAATGTTTGTGTTATGTTTTGTTGTCAAACTTGTAAATACCAGTGTTATCGCACAAGATTGTTATAAATAATATTATTGTATAAATGTTAGTAAAATATAAACTAAACAATATATTTGATTgattaaaatataacaaaaaataAATTAAGATAGTTAAATAATTATATAAATTAATACAAATAAAATAGTTAGACACTTTCAACATAACTGAATTCAATAATTATAATTATCATAATTTAGTTATTGAATCCAGGGATCATGTTGTCAAGAACAAATTGGATGGGGAAATaattttttattcaaatattAGTTTTGTGTTTTTTGTATGTATTAGTGATTTTTTAAAAGTATTATTGATAAATATGTCAATTTTTATATCATCTATCTTAAAAACTTTTCCAGTTTTTTAATAAATTTATCGATGAAAACTTTGTTGTTCCGTATTTTTTTGTTAAAATGAACAAATATCAGTATCACATTTTTTTATGTATCACTTGAAATTATTTGTTTCATGTTCTTTTATACTTATCAGTGACCTATTTGTTCAATAAATTTTCAATGTCTCGATAAAAAATATTTATCTAGAACTTTTCATATAATTATCATCGGTAAATACATGTATCTTATTTTTCAATATATTTTCaattcatttttaaatttataaaataCATTTGTGCATGAATCCTGAATGctttttataaaaaattataattcATATATTATAACTATTATATTTTTTTCTTAAAAGATATCAAATAATTATTAAGTCTAACTAATTGATTTGTGACAAATTATTTATATGAGAACTATCAGTAtacattatttttaaaaatatattgACCTTGTTAGTAAGGATTAGTTCAAGTAGTTGTGAAGTTGGTGAGATGCATGCAAGTCTAGGAAGTAGCATTAATCATGGTTTGTCGCCTTGATAAAGGTGATACATGTAAACACTTCAACGTCCAAATTTTTCTATCAAATGTGATAAATATTCCATGTATAACAATATATGTATCTTGATTTGATATTTTACTGCTCCTTTTTATAGAAATTTATTAGGTTTTAGGGGGGCTAGAATATTCTAATGTAAGATCATTGTCTAAATAAACCAGTGTTAGACTATAATTTATTTTGTTATCTGATTGTTCTCCTTCAATCATTTTCTAGAGTCAAGTGCTTTCGTATGGCATGTCTATGATTATTCCCGTGATTCTAGAATCTTCCTTGAGTTTATAGATGAAGGTAAATCATCTTTTACGTTCCCTCAAGGTTTGACATCATATTGGTGCATTAATTTCAACAACCACCTGGTTTTGATTTTAATGGCTCGGTAATGGTCATTCATTTATTTTATTGCACTACGTTTTTAAAGAAGGAGTATAGTCTTGGTCCAAGTTGGACATATATAAATGTGTTTTTAACTTTATAAATTAGATCAATGTCTCATGTATGATTTTAAGAAAAACAATTATAATGTGTATATTACAATAAATATCAttttaaaaatgaaatgaaataaatgttaaatttaattaattaatttgtgATAATAGCTTCTTAATTtaattatttctaaaaaaataGATTAATCAAAATATGTTAAAATAATAGTTACTGTCATATTATATTTCTTATTTTTATGTTGATAATATTTAAGAGAATTAATTATTTAATGATGAATATTTGTCATATATGACTTGTATCATAAGTAAGTAATTATTTTAATATaagtattatttttattttaaatttttttactTGTAAAGAAAGTGACAATAACCGCTAAAATATCTTACACGACTACAAGGTTCGGGTTTGAATTTGGGATAGGTTAATATTGACATTTGTCGTAGATCTAAGTCTAGATTGatatatattatcatttttataTGAATAATATTTGAAATTTTACAAAATTTAACTAATTAATTAGTGACAAATATTTGTCTAATATAAAATTTTTATATTCTAATAATTTGTTAAGCATCGCAAAAACAACATGATCAAACAAGCGTATGAAAAAATATTAGTTTATAACTTataatttgttttcattttattCCAACAATATtacaaaaaatattaatttaaattaaatttatagttataaaatattttcttaattATATACTACATGAAAAACATATTATAGTCAATATtctttaaaaaataaatttttatatACGATTATTCTTAgtttaatttcaaaaatatttcaaaaatattaaATTTAACAAATTTTCTCAAAATATTCATGTTgttagtaagtcatgtgtgaacttactgtCAAAATATCTGGTGTTCTAAGTGTTGTTTGTCAACTTTCACTTCGagtactccccagtgtgtgtctgactCTCCAGTAGGATTGTTATCCCTAGCGAGTTGGCTGTAAATTGTTTGTCTATTTCCCTGTGGGCCATCAGAGTTCCCCACATATTGGTTTGTCTGTTATAATATCTCCTGTTAAAGGTTCACCATATCCCTAACAGataaattcaaaaataaaagTCTTTCAcccatgcatatcatatcataacatttgcatttttcaggatcaaaatccgggtctcCATGGTATTTAACCACCCCCCACTGCGATCCGATGAAAAAGTACTGTTTCATTTTCCTCTGGTGgaggatgtttaaataggggcaattgtcataccctgattttggcCCTGAATTTTTTTTCCCATCAATCACTCATTTGTATTCTTTCTTCATGACCATTCCATCTGGTCATGATATTATCCAAAAAAAACATTAGTTGTTGGACTTGCTACCACGACCCGTCCATGTTTGTCTTTTGGGCTTTGTTTCTTGATTTTTGGTATAAGATGATTAATCTCCTTAGCCATGCGAGATTTGAA containing:
- the LOC127085728 gene encoding GDSL esterase/lipase At1g71691-like, producing the protein MSISKVFWVISLISLQFSLANCYSTKGLVPALYVFGDSTVDAGNNNNLNTVAKANNFPYGIDFNNCSTGRFSNGKTFADLIAIKLGLPMPPPYIGVSTTERYQITSGMNYASGSCGILNSTRNGECLSLEKQAEYFTSTVMNDLPRNLQSKTKLRHYLSKSIFLLSTGSNDYILNYFKQKMGKNKMINPEEFADYLIDQLGSNIKKIYDLGGRKFVIIGLGPIGCIPGFITKKPHTQECNEVINQVVNLFTNKLPRKLQELKLKAKLSGSLFTILDSFKLFRKIQNSPENFGLTNIWDSCVGEGGNPCENRKEYYIYDFAHSTEAVNEIFANKCIGGRHICFPMNIEKLVHAH